From the genome of Anoplopoma fimbria isolate UVic2021 breed Golden Eagle Sablefish chromosome 1, Afim_UVic_2022, whole genome shotgun sequence, one region includes:
- the slc5a2 gene encoding sodium/glucose cotransporter 2, with protein sequence METDKVIINNPADIIVIIGYFIMVISVGIWAMFRTNRGTVGGYFLAGRTMTWWPVGASLFASNIGSGHFVGLAGTGAASGIAVGGFEWNALFIVLLLGWLFVPVYLTAGVITMPQYLKKRFGGTRISLYLSVISLFLYIFTKISVDMFSGAVFIQQALGWNIYVAVITLLLITALYTVTGGLAALMYTDTVQTFVIIAGAFVLTGFAFAEVGGYSALLAKYSSAMPSNFTSMEPQLYNISPHCYTPRPDAFSMLRDPTTGDLPWPGVLFGIAIVGGWYWCTDQVIVQRCLAARSLTHVKAGCIMCGYLKLLPMFLMVFPGMISRVLYPDEVGCVVPEVCKRVCGTEVGCSNIAYPKLVVSIMPNGLRGLMLAVMLAALMSSLASIFNSSSTLFTMDIWTRIRPQAAERELLIVGRVWVLCIVAVSICWIPVVQAAQSGQLFDYIQSVSSFLAPPIASVFLLAVFVKRVNEQGAFWGLIGGLLMGLCRMLPEFWFGSGSCIFPSTCPFLVCGIHYLHFAIILFFCSSVLVLMVSYCTPPIGDQHLHRLVFSLRHSKEERKDLDWEQEEKGRQARREAEERMRENSDAVAEEGEKSCICRRIGQFCGGGGGSKPYEQDPPEASTKLPDISEDPVWRYTVDANALIMMAVAVFMWGYYA encoded by the exons GATATTTCCTGGCCGGGCGCACCATGACCTGGTGGCCG GTTGGTGCATCTCTGTTTGCCAGCAACATTGGCAGTGGTCACTTTGTGGGCTTGGCGGGCACCGGGGCAGCTAGTGGCATCGCTGTGGGAGGGTTTGAGTGGAAT GCTCTGTTCATCGTGCTGCTGCTGGGCTGGTTGTTTGTGCCCGTCTACCTCACCGCTGGG GTGATCACGATGCCCCAGTACCTGAAGAAGAGGTTCGGAGGGACCAGGATCAGCCTCTACCTCTCCGTCATCTCACTGTTCCTCTACATCTTCACCAAGATCTCA gtgGACATGTTTTCTGGGGCTGTGTTCATCCAGCAGGCTTTAGGGTGGAACATCTACGTGGCCGTCATCACCCTTCTGTTAATAACGGCCTTGTACACCGTCACAG GTGGTCTGGCTGCTCTGATGTACACTGACACAGTTCAGACCTTCGTCATCATTGCCGGGGCCTTCGTCCTCACCGGCTTCG CTTTTGCTGAAGTAGGAGGCTACAGCGCTCTGCTGGCCAAATACAGCTCTGCCATGCCGAGTAACTTCACCTCCATGGAGCCCCAGCTCTACAACATCTCCCCCCACTGCTACACCCCGAGACCGGACGCCTTCAGCATGCTGAGGGACCCGACCACCGGGGACCTGCCCTGGCCCGGCGTGCTGTTTGGGATCGCCATAGTGGGAGGCTGGTACTGGTGCACGGACCAG gTGATAGTCCAGCGGTGCCTTGCAGCTCGTAGTCTGACCCACGTGAAGGCCGGCTGCATCATGTGTGGCTACTTAAAGCTGCTGCCGATGTTCCTCATGGTGTTCCCCGGCATGATCAGCAGAGTCCTCTACCCGG ATGAGGTTGGGTGTGTTGTCCCTGAGGTGTGTAAGAGGGTGTGTGGGACGGAGGTGGGCTGCTCCAACATCGCCTATCCAAAACTGGTGGTGTCCATCATGCCGAATG GTCTGCGAGGTCTGATGCTGGCGGTGATGTTGGCCGctctcatgtcctctctggCGTCCAtctttaacagcagcagcactctgTTCACCATGGACATCTGGACCCGCATCAGACCTCAGGCCGCCGAGCGCGAGCTCCTCATCGTGGGAAG GGTCTGGGTCCTGTGCATCGTGGCCGTCAGTATCTGCTGGATCCCGGTGGTTCAGGCGGCTCAGAGCGGTCAGCTGTTCGATTACATCCAGTCGGTCTCGAGCTTTCTGGCTCCGCCCATCGCCTCCGTCTTCCTCCTGGCTGTGTTCGTCAAGAGGGTCAATGAACAG GGTGCGTTCTGGGGCCTGATAGGCGGCCTGCTGATGGGTCTGTGTCGGATGTTGCCCGAGTTCTGGTTCGGTTCTGGGAGCTGTATTTTCCCCTCTACCTGCCCTTTCTTGGTGTGCGGGATCCACTACCTCCACTTCGCCATCATACTCTTCTTCTGCAGCTCTGTACTGGTGCTGATGGTCAGCTACTGCACCCCTCCCATAGGGGATCAACAC CTCCATCGTCTGGTGTTCAGCCTGCGTCACtccaaagaggagaggaaggattTGGACTGGGAGcaagaggagaaagggagacaaGCCCGGAGAGAGGCcgaggagaggatgagggagaATAGTGATGCAG TGGCTGAAGAGGGAGAAAAGTCTTGCATCTGTCGCCGGATTGGTCAGTTctgtggcggcggcggcgggtCCAAACCCTACGAGCAAGACCCGCCAGAGGCCTCGACGAAGCTGCCCGACATCAGCGAGGACCCGGTGTGGAGGTACACGGTGGATGCTAACGCTCTCATTATGATGGCTGTAGCTGTGTTTATGTGGGGTTACTACGCTTAG
- the fbxo46 gene encoding LOW QUALITY PROTEIN: F-box only protein 46 (The sequence of the model RefSeq protein was modified relative to this genomic sequence to represent the inferred CDS: inserted 1 base in 1 codon; deleted 2 bases in 1 codon), which translates to MDRDTFSHIRLWCPRPFGTYSQNKARSPGSGGSGGGGGGGGGGGGSGSPSLCKAEPSPGARRTVDGSEDGGMIVGVQEDNSEEEEEDAGLENTPPEPELVPGSQSQAPPPSSAPPSPPSSGSQMEDGRVLLDTWYVIKPGNTKEKIAFFVAHQFSGAGQPRPSAMKVKGNWATDCSKAKRRRRCSSYDPPTRSQSSDPTLSHDSSLSPPSSEEPPLGGVTETDLLSVAEMVALVEQRTAMALQGIVAVHGNQHHHESSNTTNSQGLTPHQHTLLRGTLSDPTPIVFVSDSSNGQPSKEAHEPSSPIQTDQELEEQQESLRVAQAIAHFESQNQENRFHLGAGPGTDSPIRDREREQRRTGESGVATPPPPPSHSHGEVRIAFRVSNLDPRSPLEPAGRSRCMFMSCGGGGNQAAARAKEKITCDLYQLVSPSSRDPSSLLLAATTAAPKPDGDLHHPDRQACGSPDPTQEEKKAGGVGRERVTGFHVEVVVTGAVDQCVFYGKDSTENVQEETVCFAMSGGGGGVGGSSDPSSDPPPGQLFFLQPPRGPEEDVKGTGIGSGSGICSLDCANNNGPGVAVGSGERATRPDSPGSXEDCPDPSLCRLYRHVSHDFLEIRFQIQRLLEPRQYMLLLPDHIMVNIFGYLPTRSLAALKCTCHYFKVLIETYGVRAVDSRWNQDPLYRDDPCKQCKRQYERGDVSLCRWHPKPYHHDLPYGRSYWMCCRRTDKDTPGCRVGLHDNNWVQQPADGSQPIRTKREDRREEAR; encoded by the exons ATGGACCGAGACACCTTCTCCCACATCCGCCTGTGGTGCCCACGCCCCTTCGGCACCTACTCCCAGAACAAAGCCAGGAGCCCAGGCTCGGGgggcagcggcggcggcgggggcggaggaggcggcggcggaGGGTCGGGGTCCCCCTCCCTCTGCAAGGCCGAGCCCTCTCCCGGTGCCAGAAGGACCGTGGATGGAAGTGAAGATGGAGGGATGATAGTGGGTGTGCAGGAGGAcaacagcgaggaggaggaggaggatgcggGCTTGGAGAACACTCCACCCGAACCCGAGCTTGTGCCCGGCTCACAGAGCCAGgctcctccaccttcttcaGCACCTCCCTCGCCACCCTCTTCCGGGTCCCAGATGGAAGACGGCCGCGTGCTGTTAGACACCTGGTACGTCATTAAGCCAGGAAACACCAAGGAGAAGATAGCCTTTTTTGTCGCACACCAGTTCAGCGGAGCAGGACAGCCCAGACCCAGCGCCATGAAG GTCAAAGGTAACTGGGCAACCGACTGCAGTAAAGCCAAAAGACGGAGACGATGTTCATCCTATGACCCTCCGACGCGCTCCCAATCCTCGGATCCAACCCTCAGCCACGACTCCTCGCTTTCACCTCCCAGCTCTGAAGAACCACCTCTAGGAGGGGTGACTGAGACGGACCTGCTGTCGGTGGCAGAGATGGTCGCCTTGGTTGAGCAGAGGACCGCCATGGCCCTCCAGGGGATCGTGGCGGTCCACGGGAACCAACACCACCACGAGTCCTCTAATACCACCAACAGTCAGGGCCTTACCCCGCACCAGCACACGCTACTCCGGGGCACGCTGTCGGACCCCACTCCCATCGTGTTCGTGTCAGACAGTTCGAACGGCCAGCCCTCCAAAGAGGCCCACGAGCCATCGTCTCCTATCCAGACAGaccaggagctggaggagcagcaggagtcGTTGAGGGTAGCCCAGGCCATAGCGCACTTTGAGTCCCAGAACCAGGAGAATCGGTTCCATCTGGGCGCCGGTCCTGGAACAGACTCTCCTAttcgagacagagagagagagcaaaggagaACAGGGGAGTCCGGCGTCGCAACCCCTCCTCCGCCCCCCAGCCACAGTCATGGTGAGGTCAGAATAGCTTTCCGAGTGTCGAATCTGGATCCACGATCTCCGCTGGAGCCAGCCGGCAGGTCCCGCTGTATGTTTATGAGCTGTGGCGGTGGGGGCAACCAGGCGGCGGCCAGGGCCAAAGAGAAAATCACCTGTGACCTCTACCAGCTAGTCAGCCCCTCATCCAGAGACCCCAGTAGCCTGCTGCTTGCCGCCACAACTGCTGCCCCGAAACCAGATGGAGACCTCCATCACCCGGACAGGCAGGCCTGTGGCAGCCCAGACCCAAcccaggaggagaagaaagccGGGGGTGTGGGGAGGGAGCGAGTGACTGGCTTCCACGTGGAGGTGGTGGTGACGGGTGCTGtggatcagtgtgtgttttatggcaAAGACAGTACAGAGAATGTGCAGGAGGAGACGGTGTGCTTCGCCATGTCTGGTGGGGGCGGCGGCGTAGGCGGCTCCAGTGACCCTTCGTCCGAC CCCCCTCCTGGACAGCTCTTCTTCCTTCAGCCCCCGCGGGGCCCAGAGGAGGATGTAAAAGGAACGGGCATTGGCAGCGGGTCAGGAATTTGCTCTTTGGACTGTGCCAACAACAACGGCCCCGGGGTGGCGGTGGGCTCGGGGGAGCGGGCGACCCGGCCGGATTCTCCCGGCT GGGAGGACTGCCCGGACCCCTCGCTGTGTCGCCTCTACCGCCACGTGTCCCACGACTTCCTGGAGATCCGCTTCCAGATCCAGCGCCTCCTCGAACCGCGCCAGtacatgctgctgctgcccgaCCACATCATGGTCAACATCTTCGGCTACCTGCCGACGCGATCGCTGGCGGCGCTCAAATGCACCTGCCACTACTTTAAGGTGCTGATTGAGACGTACGGGGTGCGGGCGGTGGACTCGCGCTGGAATCAAGACCCCCTCTACAGGGACGACCCCTGCAAGCAGTGCAAGCGGCAATACGAGCGCGGGGACGTGTCCCTGTGCCGTTGGCACCCCAAACCTTACCACCACGACCTGCCTTACGGACGCTCCTACTGGATGTGCTGCCGGCGCACGGACAAGGACACGCCGGGCTGCCGCGTCGGGCTTCACGACAACAACTGGGTCCAGCAGCCTGCCGACGGCTCTCAGCCCATTCGCACCaagagggaggacaggagggaggaggccaGGTag